In one Silene latifolia isolate original U9 population chromosome 10, ASM4854445v1, whole genome shotgun sequence genomic region, the following are encoded:
- the LOC141607746 gene encoding uncharacterized protein LOC141607746: MKDFLVAQAGSPSLAVGWIQDCSIRGQVNTGLMYQLLRQRGDLVPWSSLVHDKACLPKHSFLSMLVMVNKLPTIDNLVLRGIHLVNRCVLCCQYSEDIQHLFFLCPYSAKVWTTMAAWLQTTSSTSLAHVTIWF; encoded by the coding sequence ATGAAGGACTTCTTAGTGGCTCAGGCAGGTTCCCCTAGTCTAGCTGTTGGCTGGATTCAAGATTGTTCTATCCGTGGGCAGGTTAATACTGGCCTGATGTATCAGCTTCTCAGGCAGCGGGGTGATCTTGTCCCTTGGAGTTCTCTTGTTCATGATAAAGCTTGTCTACCTAAGCACTCTTTCTTGAGTATGCTGGTAATGGTTAATAAACTCCCTACTATTGATAACCTTGTTCTTAGGGGTATTCATCTGGTTAACAGATGTGTTCTTTGCTGTCAGTATAGTGAAGACATCCAACATCTGTTTTTCCTCTGTCCTTACTCAGCTAAGGTTTGGACCACCATGGCTGCCTGGTTACAAACTACTTCCTCTACTAGTTTGGCTCATGTGACTATCTGGTTTTAG